In Pseudomonas sp. DNDY-54, a genomic segment contains:
- the rbfA gene encoding 30S ribosome-binding factor RbfA has protein sequence MAKEFSRTQRIGDQMQRELAQLIQREVKDPRLGLITITAVEVSRDLSHAKIFITVMGKDDDEDAVKGNLRILNDASGFLRMQLGKAMKLRTVPQLHFNYDASVRRGVELTSLIERAVAEDRKHSDDLGE, from the coding sequence ATGGCCAAAGAATTCAGCCGTACCCAACGTATTGGCGATCAGATGCAGCGCGAGTTGGCGCAGCTCATTCAACGTGAAGTGAAAGATCCCCGTTTGGGTCTGATCACCATCACGGCAGTCGAGGTCAGTCGCGATCTGTCCCATGCCAAGATCTTCATTACGGTCATGGGCAAGGATGATGACGAAGATGCGGTCAAGGGCAATCTTCGGATCCTCAACGATGCCAGCGGTTTCCTGCGGATGCAGCTGGGCAAAGCGATGAAGTTACGTACCGTGCCACAACTGCATTTCAACTATGACGCCAGTGTGCGTCGCGGGGTCGAGCTGACGTCGCTCATCGAGCGTGCGGTTGCTGAAGACCGCAAGCACAGCGACGATCTTGGAGAGTAA
- a CDS encoding BON domain-containing protein, whose translation MNTIQNSLTAAAVAVALSLPMASAAFADATPALDKVDTVMLAANDTMKEAGDATSDTWITTKVKSSLLAEDATPGMDIEVETNDGVVSLSGTVATEAEREAAINKAKAIEGVRDVSADGLKAVD comes from the coding sequence ATGAACACGATCCAGAATTCTTTGACCGCTGCTGCTGTCGCCGTTGCACTGAGCCTGCCGATGGCTAGCGCTGCTTTTGCCGACGCCACGCCAGCACTGGATAAGGTTGATACCGTCATGCTGGCCGCCAACGACACCATGAAAGAAGCTGGCGATGCTACCTCCGACACCTGGATCACTACCAAAGTGAAGTCTTCTCTGCTGGCTGAAGATGCTACTCCGGGTATGGATATCGAAGTTGAAACCAATGACGGCGTTGTTTCGCTGTCCGGCACCGTAGCGACTGAGGCCGAGCGTGAAGCGGCGATCAACAAGGCCAAGGCCATCGAGGGTGTTCGTGACGTATCTGCTGACGGTCTGAAAGCGGTCGATTAA
- a CDS encoding DUF2845 domain-containing protein: MPTVARSVLLLMLTFTAPLSQADTLRCGSQLVSTGDRTFEVERKCGTPIQRDLIGYTLGRHARQELLLEEWLYGPNNGMLSILTFEGNRLIRIESRRDR, translated from the coding sequence ATGCCAACCGTCGCTCGAAGCGTCTTGCTGCTGATGCTGACGTTCACTGCCCCACTGTCGCAGGCTGACACGCTTCGCTGTGGCAGTCAGTTAGTCAGCACCGGTGACAGGACGTTCGAAGTTGAACGCAAATGTGGCACCCCGATCCAACGAGATCTGATTGGCTACACGCTGGGCCGTCACGCGAGACAAGAGCTCCTACTCGAAGAATGGCTCTACGGGCCAAACAACGGGATGCTCAGCATCCTCACATTCGAAGGCAATCGACTGATACGCATTGAGTCCCGCCGCGATCGCTGA
- the pnp gene encoding polyribonucleotide nucleotidyltransferase, with protein MNPVIKKFQFGQSTVTLETGRIARQASGAVLVTVDDDVTVLVAVTGAKTADPSKGFFPLSVHYQEKTYAAGKIPGGFFKREARPSEKETLTSRLIDRPIRPLFPEGFQNEVQVICTVVSTSKKTDPDIAAMIGTSAALAISGIPFNGPIGAARVAFHPETGYLLNPTYEQLKASSLDMVVAGTKDAVLMVESEAKELTEDQMLGAVLFAHDEFQAVVQAVTELAAEAGKPTWDWQPKAENTQLLSSIRSEFGEAISQAYTITIKQDRYARLGELKDQVVAKFSGEEGQPSAGEVKEAFGEIEYRTVRENIVNGKPRIDGRDTRTVRGLNIEVGVLDKTHGSALFTRGETQALVVATLGTARDAQLLDTLEGEKKDPFMLHYNFPPYSVGECGRMGATGRREIGHGRLARRSVAAMLPSADEFPYTIRVVSEITESNGSSSMASVCGASLALMDAGVPMKAPVAGIAMGLVKEGEKFAVLTDILGDEDHLGDMDFKVAGTSKGVTALQMDIKIQGITEEIMEIALGQALEARQNILGQMNQVIAQSRTELSANAPTMIAMKIDQDKIRDVIGKGGATIRSICEETKASIDIEDDGSIKIFGETKEAAEAAKQRVLGITAEAEIGKIYVGKVERIVDFGAFVNILPGKDGLVHISMLSDQRVEKVTDVLKEGQEVKVLVLDVDNRGRIKLSIKDVAAAEASGA; from the coding sequence GTGAACCCGGTAATCAAGAAATTTCAATTCGGTCAGTCGACCGTAACCCTCGAAACGGGCCGTATCGCCCGTCAAGCCAGTGGCGCCGTGCTGGTCACCGTTGATGACGACGTGACCGTTCTGGTCGCTGTCACCGGTGCCAAAACTGCTGATCCGAGCAAGGGCTTCTTCCCGCTCTCGGTCCACTATCAGGAAAAAACCTACGCTGCCGGTAAGATTCCAGGCGGCTTTTTCAAGCGTGAAGCGCGTCCTTCCGAAAAGGAAACCCTGACCTCGCGCCTGATCGATCGTCCAATCCGTCCGCTGTTCCCGGAAGGCTTCCAGAACGAAGTCCAGGTGATCTGCACCGTCGTATCGACGAGCAAGAAGACCGATCCGGACATTGCGGCGATGATCGGTACTTCGGCTGCGCTGGCGATTTCCGGCATTCCGTTCAACGGTCCGATCGGCGCTGCTCGCGTCGCTTTCCACCCGGAAACCGGCTATCTGTTGAACCCGACCTACGAGCAGCTCAAGGCGTCGAGCCTGGACATGGTCGTCGCCGGTACCAAGGATGCCGTACTGATGGTCGAGTCGGAAGCCAAAGAGCTGACCGAAGACCAGATGTTGGGCGCGGTGCTCTTCGCTCACGACGAATTCCAGGCCGTGGTGCAGGCCGTTACCGAGTTGGCAGCCGAAGCGGGCAAGCCGACCTGGGACTGGCAGCCAAAGGCTGAAAACACCCAGCTGCTCAGCTCAATTCGTAGCGAATTCGGCGAGGCCATCTCTCAGGCGTACACCATCACCATCAAGCAGGACCGATATGCACGCCTGGGTGAGTTGAAAGACCAGGTTGTCGCCAAGTTCTCCGGTGAAGAAGGTCAGCCCTCTGCCGGTGAAGTCAAAGAAGCCTTCGGCGAAATCGAATACCGCACCGTTCGCGAGAACATCGTCAATGGCAAGCCGCGTATCGACGGTCGCGACACTCGCACTGTTCGTGGTCTGAACATCGAAGTCGGCGTACTCGACAAGACCCACGGCTCGGCGCTGTTCACCCGTGGCGAAACCCAGGCCCTGGTCGTTGCCACTCTCGGCACTGCCCGTGACGCGCAGCTGCTCGACACCCTGGAAGGCGAGAAGAAAGATCCCTTCATGCTGCACTACAACTTCCCGCCGTATTCGGTCGGCGAGTGTGGCCGCATGGGCGCTACCGGTCGCCGCGAAATCGGTCACGGCCGTCTGGCCCGTCGTTCGGTTGCTGCCATGCTGCCGAGCGCTGACGAATTTCCCTACACAATTCGAGTGGTTTCGGAAATCACCGAATCCAACGGTTCCAGCTCCATGGCCTCTGTCTGTGGTGCTTCGCTCGCGCTGATGGACGCGGGTGTGCCGATGAAGGCGCCGGTAGCCGGTATTGCCATGGGCCTGGTCAAGGAAGGCGAAAAGTTCGCTGTACTGACCGACATCCTGGGTGACGAAGATCACCTGGGTGACATGGACTTCAAGGTGGCCGGCACCTCCAAGGGCGTGACCGCGCTGCAGATGGATATCAAGATCCAGGGCATCACCGAAGAGATCATGGAGATCGCCCTGGGCCAGGCCCTGGAAGCTCGCCAGAATATCCTCGGCCAGATGAACCAGGTGATCGCACAGTCGCGTACCGAATTGTCGGCCAACGCGCCGACGATGATCGCGATGAAGATCGACCAGGACAAGATCCGTGACGTGATCGGCAAGGGCGGCGCCACCATCCGCAGCATCTGCGAAGAGACCAAGGCCTCGATTGATATCGAAGATGACGGCTCGATCAAGATCTTCGGTGAGACCAAGGAAGCTGCAGAAGCGGCGAAGCAGCGCGTTCTGGGCATTACCGCTGAGGCAGAGATCGGCAAGATCTACGTCGGCAAGGTTGAGCGTATCGTCGACTTCGGTGCCTTCGTTAACATCCTTCCGGGCAAGGACGGTCTTGTGCACATCTCCATGCTGAGCGATCAGCGCGTGGAGAAAGTGACCGACGTACTGAAGGAAGGCCAGGAAGTAAAAGTTCTGGTGTTGGACGTGGATAACCGCGGCCGCATCAAGCTTTCCATCAAAGACGTTGCAGCTGCAGAAGCGTCTGGCGCTTAA
- the rpsO gene encoding 30S ribosomal protein S15, giving the protein MALSVEEKAQIVSEYQQAEGDTGSPEVQVALLTTNINKLQGHFKANGKDHHSRRGLIRMVNQRRKLLDYLKGKDTTRYSTLIGRLGLRR; this is encoded by the coding sequence ATGGCACTTAGCGTTGAAGAAAAAGCTCAGATCGTTAGCGAGTACCAGCAAGCTGAAGGTGATACCGGTTCCCCGGAAGTGCAGGTTGCCCTGCTGACCACCAACATCAACAAGCTGCAAGGTCACTTCAAGGCCAACGGCAAAGATCACCACTCCCGTCGTGGTCTGATCCGTATGGTTAACCAGCGTCGTAAGCTGCTGGATTACCTGAAGGGCAAGGACACCACTCGCTACAGCACCCTGATCGGTCGTCTGGGTCTGCGTCGCTAA
- a CDS encoding DUF2845 domain-containing protein: MSTLASSLVLLSLLLASGGAHASSTHRCGSALVSLDAFTSEVRSKCGEPVDALPLGYKEILDDYGFRHEVIVEEWTYGPTNGMYHFLRFEGNRLRRIESQRGR, translated from the coding sequence ATGTCGACTCTCGCATCATCACTGGTACTGCTGAGCCTGCTGCTGGCTAGCGGCGGCGCCCATGCCTCTTCTACCCACCGCTGCGGCAGCGCACTGGTCAGTCTCGATGCATTCACCAGCGAAGTCCGGAGCAAGTGCGGAGAGCCCGTTGACGCTTTGCCGTTGGGTTATAAGGAGATTCTGGATGACTATGGCTTCCGACATGAGGTCATTGTGGAGGAATGGACCTATGGCCCAACGAATGGGATGTACCACTTCCTGCGCTTTGAAGGGAATCGCCTGCGACGTATCGAAAGCCAGCGTGGTCGTTGA
- the truB gene encoding tRNA pseudouridine(55) synthase TruB, with amino-acid sequence MAQVKRVRRAVSGIILLDKPRGFTSNAALQKVRWLLNAEKAGHTGSLDPLATGVLPLCFGEATKFSQYLLDADKGYETVAQLGVTTTTADAEGEVIERKDVTVTQAQLESLLPQFRGDLQQVPPMYSALKRDGQPLYKLARAGEVVEREPRSVTIARLDLLSFEADRARLAVACTKGTYIRTLVEDIGHALGCGAHVAELRRTQAGPFDLTQTVSLEELERVHAEGGAEAVDAFLKPVDSGLEHWPLLQLSEHSSFYWLHGQPVRAPEAPKFGMLRVQDHNGRFIGIGEVSEDGRIAPRRLIRSE; translated from the coding sequence TTGGCCCAGGTAAAACGCGTACGCCGTGCCGTCAGCGGCATCATTCTTCTCGACAAACCTCGCGGTTTCACTTCCAACGCCGCCTTGCAGAAAGTTCGCTGGTTGCTCAACGCCGAGAAGGCGGGCCACACCGGTAGCCTCGATCCGCTGGCAACTGGCGTGCTGCCGTTGTGTTTTGGGGAGGCGACCAAGTTTTCGCAGTATCTGCTTGATGCTGACAAGGGTTATGAAACCGTTGCCCAGCTTGGCGTCACGACAACTACGGCCGATGCCGAGGGCGAGGTGATCGAGCGAAAGGACGTCACCGTAACCCAGGCGCAGCTAGAGTCGCTATTGCCGCAGTTTCGGGGTGACCTGCAGCAGGTGCCGCCGATGTACTCGGCGCTCAAGCGTGACGGCCAGCCGTTATACAAGCTCGCGCGCGCAGGAGAGGTAGTGGAGCGTGAGCCTCGTTCTGTTACCATTGCCCGCCTGGATTTGCTGTCGTTCGAAGCGGACCGGGCGCGTCTGGCTGTCGCCTGTACCAAGGGCACCTATATCCGGACCTTGGTCGAAGACATAGGTCACGCTTTAGGCTGTGGGGCTCATGTGGCCGAGCTGAGGCGAACTCAGGCCGGGCCTTTCGACTTGACCCAGACCGTCAGTCTTGAAGAGCTGGAACGGGTACACGCCGAAGGCGGGGCAGAGGCGGTGGACGCTTTCCTCAAGCCGGTCGATAGCGGACTTGAGCACTGGCCACTTCTGCAGCTTTCTGAGCACAGCTCGTTCTATTGGCTGCATGGACAGCCGGTGCGTGCGCCGGAGGCACCGAAGTTCGGCATGCTGCGAGTGCAGGATCATAATGGTCGCTTCATTGGTATCGGTGAAGTGAGCGAAGACGGGCGCATCGCGCCGCGTCGACTGATTCGGTCGGAATGA